The Brachyhypopomus gauderio isolate BG-103 chromosome 17, BGAUD_0.2, whole genome shotgun sequence genome includes a window with the following:
- the ahctf1 gene encoding protein ELYS isoform X2 translates to MRDLAAQVTSGLLRFPEVTVEALGEDEVTLDSVLHGRFTTDRLSCWRAGRGGLAWLSCGPQLEVVHAATAERFSAYRFSGASEHPPGVLAVRDFGWLKRSGLLVGLEEDEGSMLCLYDLGVSRVVKAVVIPGRITAIEPLVSYGGASAGTQHLHQSLRWFFGVAAVVTDIGHVLLVDLCLDDTSCTQTELEASDLEVVNKSPSEIPRLREGVTQQGRHLCLQLCAPSGTPATSLHYIPRTNHLAVGFSDGYLQLWNMKTLKKEYHSQLEGGRVPVYAFTFQEPENDPRNCCYLWAVQSAQDHEGDVVSLHLLQLAFGERKCLASGKILYEGLEYCEERYSQDLSASAFPLRAHATNTRLLSCRTIEKYRQHPDREDSVNEVASPDTSVAIFSWQVKSYGQGHPSTFIGVFDINRWYHAQMPDSLRAGESLRNCPYLAVWSLDSVVEMTAPCPLLDVVVHERSLSRGLAYTCPPPEQFFSPTTYNFDVSCLLNSGIVHLTCAGYQKETLSYLKKAVPSLSDGISGGYSRCLVSGLLCSRLADVQPSSLSQEEQLDAILSTAVETSSLGVITGCIKQWTADEQPSSTANLRYILEWAWHKVVRTKEELDRICTPLFDSSSNFTDPQTLQLLQRSQRLLGNISTIFHSLLAEARELTHRGLVGLMNKSLVSGLISQYARVVLWFCRTGLLPEASDDDDVLQISRPFYSFSVIKNYYIGQREELKRLAKDKWCADCLMIDGLVAQCGDRLADLWKRDEGGTGQYPPPSLHALLDLYLLENIDESAKHAIVIYLLLDVMYSFPNKSGASVESFPTAFAIPVGLVKLVQGLWLLDHHDHESSLELLLHPTTSHSLWPWQHGRVLQALMCQGKHSVALRYLHVMKPPVRSTSQARLCLSVLLHNRCLLEGLSLLRQRADRLNVEELMRFLYETCQDLDLMKELLRLPLAASEQECLERFLQGTGGFQNRELLMVHYLQQANYVPALQINQTLKMNQAADRDPKMKERSNTRNSILSQYGKVLPRAQRKLAIERAKPYHHPTTILREVTRPQPLSTVAKQSASETVLTRAAFIKSVLWKVEEVRVGKDSPAEASPLRSPRECEVSETRPHLPPLNVPEAFVGTPINMLTKRVSRLLDLVVQPSTRTSPEVPTQGTPHRPITAWASPRSVSKAPELSLLQTPQVVKRARALAASGPVFPSFTPQSILRSSLRPTPVATPSASPGRSVTPPLRPKESRITFIEEAGSPDLHKSAVHWSNGLSVSSEIGHLKRPPLPPEGGVKAWSEQSVEEEDAEEPRLMFTPSVKDKGELEKTGAHDSFAGEIVAEEEPRLLLPTLLHRPSLGHETSANSINSDTTLEFHNALSPGDLARQTPKLHLSTADGVDEEVVVRLPATAESFTPSPDDGATGELPSALGPAEEPEPGADEEMNSEVEKAQERSSQVDPNESEVKHGEEQDENTTLARHGPEASAPLLQAKGPDSPSVAAIVLNHYSDEAAVSTQDDAQHKTPGMEVELAVLESAGEAFITQEPITEPPQESRPAPSQAVTDASIVSQSSAEQMAKELKSTSQEPSSEPTIMPEEPITEPLAAELVNHESGGDELETTDLDDFVERHLFDNELSPPLTRSAIKGQSETWASFNSNSVCEAETAGVAASAPDTHKSTTTSEATTSESHSVVSLNSEEFSSAESDEESGAEEEEEDEDSGSEVEIIEEVQGTGSQQLAPAPVLYLQNLPPDEQYLQEQHAAVLSLDASHTQLEMIDGVMEEEGEVVMVGLGPADLGEADGPVCYTELKPSTTLLVPLELAGDHQELLAGESLQDLGGGLEEAPPGGCPAFSLMLDADDDEEPVASDVKPDHHLDHLDTTPHHTESLPVVSMDVPCLEHVGQVPDEQLMEELPSAKVEAVPMDAPCAPEHLDELAEDTRPEEMKPEQMKVDLLCTAVFEPSVEMAAPAVYPDNTRENGGEDFASAHPEEDEEGKVSEDTRRGSPIPAEEVKIEDGDLPKVGKDVVFVVEDQVSATCTAESSTSKDAELESLKTTECSESPSKDVSAHAAVNNEEAVTGGTKAQRSPARRGRKTVTFPLAPAESEKDLSDEEQSDSKVPSTPRRITRRTMQLQDSQVPVTPRRSARKVDLEVQNEEEIPSNKGSKPSASGRRTPQKATPKKSSRRTRTTHVASDDEDHQEEGFLMNDETMAHTRQSARIKPKASGATEPLSKAPEEAEKAPSAVAPPSPSRVTRNSRRGLSLALESFQQDALEDAVVLQQPVVTPTRSRRKTRASTVEKANITLVVDDTQLQNVSRRLTRSQLWSHEEVPEKDEPPLHTESANPLANALMERLRHEGADQESGVAVVTGIVRARRRTTKSAVSSAERDDRDVGEETQERGPAETRGAGKTSSTSVRRTRARKLHKPDSSPVEDSFTSSSALQRTRGGNRESTVKVDSVVLDASSPPAARTRHASVTAHLEEVKSLDNIPSGVATEVEEVKVRKRATRTRAAPEPAPPVEINLLSPLASPAETVSRTLKRNEEKDVPTLKMNLRRKRMMEAIFPKPVTRRKKI, encoded by the exons TGTCTCCAGCTCTGCGCTCCCTCGGGCACGCCAGCCACCAGCCTCCACTACATCCCACGCACCAACCATCTCGCCGTGGGCTTTTCTGACGGCTACCTGCAGCTCTGGAACATGAAGACGCTCAAGAAAGA ATATCACTCGCAGCTAGAGGGTGGTAGAGTGCCTGTATATGCCTTCACCTTCCAGGAGCCTGAGAACGACCCAAGGAACTGCTGCTATCTGTGGGCAGTGCAGTCTGCCCAGGACCA TGAAGGAGACGTGGTCAGCCTTCATCTGCTGCAGCTGGCGTTCGGAGAGAGGAAGTGTTTGGCTTCGGGGAAGATTCTGTACGAG GGCCTGGAGTACTGCGAGGAACGCTACAGCCAGGATCTGAGCGCCTCCGCCTTTCCGCTCCGCGCCCACGCCACCAACACCCGCCTGCTGAGCTGCAGGACCATCGAGAAGTACCGGCAGCACCCGGACAGGGAGGACAGCGTGAACGAAG TGGCCTCACCCGACACGAGCGTGGCCATATTCAGCTGGCAGGTGAAGTCCTACGGGCAAGGCCATCCGTCAACCTTCATCGGCGTCTTCGACATTAACCGATGGTACCATGCCCAAATGCCTGACTCCCTGAG GGCGGGAGAGTCTCTGCGGAACTGTCCGTACCTGGCGGTGTGGTCTCTGGACTCTGTTGTGGAGATGACTGCaccctgccccctgctggacgtGGTGGTGCATGAACGCAGCCTGAGCAGAGGCCTGGCCTACACCTGCCCTCCCCCGGAGCAGTTCTTCAGCCCCACCACGTACAACTTCG ATGTCAGCTGTCTGCTCAATTCTGGAATCGTGCACTTAACCTGTGCGGGGTATCAGAAAGAG ACGCTGAGCTACTTGAAGAAGGCCGTGCCCAGTCTGAGTGACGGGATCTCGGGCGGATACTCGCGATGTCTCGTGTCGGGACTGCTGTGCTCGCGCTTAGCGGACGTGCAGCCCTCTAGCCTTTCtcag GAGGAGCAGCTGGACGCCATCTTGTCGACGGCGGTGGAGACGAGCTCTCTGGGAGTGATCACCGGCTGCATCAAGCAGTGGACGGCGGACG agcAGCCGAGCTCCACCGCCAACCTGCGCTACATCCTGGAGTGGGCCTGGCACAAGGTGGTGCGTaccaaggaggagctggaccgtATCT GCACGCCGCTCTTCGACAGCTCCTCCAACTTCACCGACCCTCAGACGCTACAGCTTCTCCAGCGCAGCCAGCGCCTGCTCGGCAACATCAGCACCATCTTCCACAGCCTGCTGGCGGAGGCTCGGGAGCTGACGCACAGAG GCTTGGTGGGTCTGATGAACAAGAGCCTGGTGTCGGGTCTGATCTCCCAGTACGCTCGCGTGGTGCTGTGGTTCTGTCGCACCGGCCTGCTCCCCGAAGCCTCCG ATGACGATGACGTCCTGCAAATATCGAGGCccttttacagtttttctgTGATTAAAAATTACTACATAGGGCAACGAGAGGAGCTGAAGAGACTAGCGAA GGACAAATGGTGTGCGGACTGCCTGATGATTGACGGGCTGGTGGCCCAATGCGGCGACCGCCTTGCAGACCTGTGGAAGAGGGACGAGGGTGGGACGGGGCAGTACCCGCCCCCATCGCTCCAC GCCTTGCTGGACTTGTACCTCCTGGAGAACATCGATGAATCTGCCAAACACGCCATC GTTATTTATTTGCTGCTGGACGTCATGTACTCCTTCCCCAACAAGAGCGGTGCCTCCGTGGAGTCTTTCCCCACCGCCTTCGCCATTCCTGTGGGCCTGGTCAAACTGGTACAGGGCCTGTGGTTACTGGATCACCATGACCACGAG agctcTCTGGAGCTCTTGCTCCACCCCACCACCAGTCACTCTCTGTGGCCGTGGCAACATGGGCGTGTCCTTCAGGCACTGATGTGTCAGGGTAAGCACAGCGTGGCGCTACGCTACCTCCACGTGATGAAGCCCCCCGTGAGGTCCACCAGCCAGGCCAGACTCTGCCTCTCCGTGCTGCTGcacaacag GTGTCTGCTGGAGGGTTTGTCTCTGCTGAGGCAGCGTGCTGATAGGCTGAACGTGGAGGAACTGATGCGCTTCCTCTATGAGACGTGCCAGGACCTGGACCTGATGAAGGAGCTGCTCAGACTGCCGCTCGCCGCCTccgagcag gAGTGCTTGGAGCGGTTCTTGCAGGGCACTGGAGGATTTCAGAACCGGGAGCTTCTCATGGTCCactacctccagcaggccaactACGTGCCTGCTCTCCAGATCAACCAGACCCTCAAAATGAACCAGGCA GCCGATCGAGACCCTAAGATGAAGGAGAGGTCGAACACCAGGAACTCCATCCTGAGCCAGTATGGGAAAGTTCTgcccagggcacagaggaagcTCGCCATCGAGCGGGCGAAGCCgtaccaccaccccaccaccatcCTCAGAGAAG TCACAAGACCTCAGCCGTTATCAACTGTGGCGAAACAGTCTGCTAGCGAAACTGTTCTGACCAGAGCGGCCTTCATCAAAAGCGTCCTCTGGAAGGTTGAGGAAGTGCGCGTTGGCAAGGACTCCCCAGCTGAAGCGTCCCCTCTGAGAAG CCcgagagagtgtgaggtgtcTGAGACTCGTCCACATCTTCCTCCCCTTAATGTCCCCGAGGCCTTTGTGGGGACCCCCATCAACATGTTAACCAAGAGGGTGTCCAG GCTTCTTGACCTGGTGGTGCAGCCGTCTACTCGCACGTCTCCGGAGGTTCCCACCCAGGGCACCCCGCACAGACCCATCACTGCCTGGGCCTCCCCCAGGAGCGTCTCGAAGGCGCCTGAACTCAGTCTGCTGCAGACCCCCCAAGTAGTGAAG AGGGCTCGAGCTCTGGCTGCGTCAGGTCCGGTGTTCCCTTCCTTCACCCCCCAGTCCATCCTGAGGAGCAGCCTCCGCCCCACACCTGTGGCCACACCCTCTGCCTCACCTGGACGATCAGTCACGCCTCCTCTACGCCCCAAGGAGAGCCGCATCACCTTCATCGAGGAGGCCGGTTCCCCAGACCTGCACAAGAGCGCCGTCCACTGGAGCAACGGG ctTTCTGTAAGTAGTGAAATTGGGCATCTCAAGAGACCTCCCCTGCCACCAGAGGGCGGCGTTAAGGCATGGAGCGAACAGTCTGTAGAAGAGGAGGACGCGGAGGAGCCCAGGCTGATGTTCACGCCTTCCGTAAAAGACAAAGGAGAACTGGAGAAGACGGGGGCTCACGACTCCTTTGCTGGAGAGATCGTGGCCGAGGAGGAGCCCAGATTGCTCTTGCCTACGCTGCTTCACCGGCCCAGTCTGGGCCACGAGACCAGCGCCAACTCCATCAATTCAGACACCACTCTGGAGTTCCACAACGCTCTGTCTCCCGGAGACCTCGCGAGACAGACGCCGAAGCTCCACCTGTCCACGGCAGACGGTGTGGACGAGGAGGTGGTCGTTAGACTGCCAGCTACTGCAGAGTCGTTCACACCCTCGCCCGACGATGGCGCTACAGGGGAACTCCCTTCGGCTCTTGGCCCCGCAGAAGAGCCCGAGCCTGGTGCGGACGAGGAGATGAACAGTGAGGTGGAGAAGGCTCAAGAACGCAGCTCCCAGGTTGATCCAAACGAAAGTGAAGTAAAACATGGCGAGGAACAGGATGAGAACACTACGCTGGCACGACACGGGCCTGAAGCATCCGCACCGTTACTTCAGGCGAAGGGACCGGACTCTCCGTCTGTGGCGGCGATAGTGCTGAATCATTACTCTGATGAAGCTGCAGTATCAACTCAGGACGACGCACAGCACAAGACACCAGGTATGGAAGTGGAGCTAGCAGTACTGGAATCGGCCGGCGAGGCCTTCATCACTCAGGAGCCAATCACAGAACCTCCGCAGGAGTCTCGTCCTGCACCATCACAAGCAGTTACCGACGCCTCCATCGTAAGTCAGAGCTCCGCAGAGCAGATGGCCAAAGAGTTGAAGTCCACATCACAGGAACCAAGCAGTGAACCCACAATCATGCCTGAAGAACCAATCACTGAGCCTCTTGCTGCCGAGTTGGTTAACCATGAGTCTGGAGGAGATGAACTGGAGACAACAG ATCTGGATGACTTTGTGGAGCGCCATTTGTTTGATAACGAGCTGTCCCCACCACTTACGCGCTCTGCTATTAAAGGGCAATCAGAAACCTGGGCCTCCTTTAACAG TAACTCGGTTTGTGAGGCGGAGACAGCGGGCGTGGCTGCGTCTGCTCCGGACACGCACAAATCCACCACCACCTCAGAAGCCACGACCTCTGAGTCTCACT CTGTTGTCAGCCTGAACAGTGAAGAGTTCTCCAGCGCGGAGTCTGACGAGGAATCTGgtgcagaggaagaggaggaggacgaagaCTCCGGTAGTGAAGTGGAGATTATAGAGGAGGTTCAAGGTACTGGCAGCCAGCAGCTGGCTCCTGCTCCTGTCCTCTATCTCCAGAACCTCCCGCCCGACGAGCAGTACCTCCAAGAACAGCACGCAGCCGTGCTGTCGCTGGACGCCTCTCACACACAGCTGGAG ATGATTGATGGTGTCatggaagaggagggagaggtagTGATGGTGGGATTGGGGCCTGCAGACCTGGGTGAAGCAGACGGGCCCGTGTGCTACACGGAGCTCAAGCCTTCCACCACTCTGCTGGTTCCTCTTGAGCTCGCTGGTGACCACCAAGAGCTTCTGGCTGGAGAGTCTTTGCAGGATCTTGGGGGTGGGCTAGAGGAagcgccccctggtggctgCCCTGCCTTCTCTCTCATGCTGGATGCAGACGACGATGAAGAGCCAGTTGCTTCAGACGTGAAGCCTGATCATCATTTAGATCACCTGGACactacacctcaccacacagagAGCCTGCCAGTTGTCAGCATGGACGTGCCCTGCTTGGAGCATGTGGGACAAGTTCCTGACGAACAGCTGATGGAGGAATTGCCGTCAGCAAAGGTTGAGGCTGTTCCTATGGATGCACCATGTGCTCCCGAGCATTTAGACGAACTGGCTGAGGACACCCGTCCTGAGGAGATGAAGCCTGAACAGATGAAGGTGGATCTCCTGTGCACAGCCGTGTTCGAACCATCTGTTGAAATGGCTGCTCCCGCCGTGTACCCGGACAACACGCGCGAGAATGGCGGCGAAGACTTTGCCTCTGCTCACCCGGAAGAGGATGAAGAAGGAAAAGTGTCAGAAGACACTCGACGTGGAAGCCCCATTCCTGCTGAGGAGGTTAAGATCGAAGATGGCGATCTTCCTAAAGTGGGTAAGGATGTGGTTTTTGTGGTTGAAGACCAAGTGTCTGCTACTTGTACCGCTGAGAGTTCAACATCCAAGGATGCAGAACTTGAATCGCTTAAAACCACAGAGTGTAGTGAGTCTCCCTCAAAAGATGTGTCGGCACATGCTGCAGTAAATAATGAAGAAGCTGTCACCGGCGGGACAAAAGCACAGCGGAGCCCAGCACGACGAGGCAGGAAAACCGTTACGTTTCCGTTAGCTCCTGCAGAGTCTGAGAAAGACCTTTCAGATGAGGAACAGTCAGATTCCAAGGTTCCTTCTACACCGAGACGTATCACACGGAGGACAATGCAGCTGCAGGATTCTCAAGTCCCTGTTACCCCCAGGAGAAGTGCCCGAAAAGTTGACCTGGAGGTGCAAAACGAGGAGGAGATTCCCTCAAACAAAGGCTCCAAGCCCTCAGCGTCAGGACGCAGGACTCCACAGAAAGCCACTCCAAAGAAGAGCTCTCGCAGGACCCGGACGACACACGTCGCCAGTGACGACGAAGACCACCAGGAGGAGGGATTTCTCATGAACGATGAAACCATGGCGCACACCAGGCAGAGTGCGAGGATCAAGCCCAAGGCCTCTGGTGCCACAGAGCCACTTTCTAAGGCCCCCGAGGAAGCAGAGAAGGCGCCGTCAGCCGTAGCCCCTCCTAGTCCCAGCAGGGTGACTCGTAATTCTCGCAGGGGGCTGAGCCTGGCACTAGAGAGTTTCCAGCAGGACGCTTTGGAGGACGCAGTGGTCCTCCAGCAACCTGTCGTTACCCCAACAAGGAGCAGGAGGAAGACCAGAGCTAGCACGGTGGAAAAAGCCAACATCACCTTGGTGGTTGACGACACTCAGCTACAGAATGTTTCGAGAAGATTAACCCGGAGCCAGCTCTGGAGCCATGAGGAGGTACCCGAGAAAGATGAGCCACCTCTGCACACAGAGTCTGCAAATCCGTTGGCCAACGCCTTGATGGAGAGGCTAAGACACGAAGGGGCCGATCAAGAAAGCGGAGTTGCTGTAGTTACCGGAATAGTCCGTGCCAGGAGGAGAACCACTAAATCTGCAGTGTCCTCCGCCGAGAGAGACGATCGGGATGTAGGTGAGGAGACGCAGGAGAGGGGACCTGCTGAAACGCGTGGGGCCGGGAAGACGTCATCCACATCCGTTAGACGAACGCGTGCCAGGAAGCTTCACAAACCTGACTCGTCCCCCGTCGAGGACTCCTTCACCTCTTCCTCCGCTCTGCAGAGAACCAGAG GAGGGAACCGGGAATCTACCGTTAAGGTGGACAGTGTTGTTTTGGATGCATCGTCTCCACCTGCTGCACGAACGAGACATGCCTCTGTCACTGCCCACCTTGAGGAGGTGAAGAGTCTG GACAATATTCCATCCGGCGTCGCAACAGAAGTTGAAGAGGTgaaagtgagaaagagagcaacTCG GACGAGAGCAGCGCCTGAACCTGCCCCACCTGTGGAGATCAATCTCTTGTCCCCGTTGGCCAGTCCTGCCGAGACGGTCTCCAGGACTCTGAAGAGGAACGAGGAGAAGGACGTGCCCACCCTTAAGATGAACCTCAGGCGCAAACGAATGATGGAGGCCATTTTCCCCAAACCGGTCACGCGAAGGAAGAAGATCTGA